In Streptomyces nojiriensis, the sequence GGCTGATGGAGAGCCCGAGCCCGGTGCCGCCGTACTTGCGGCTGGTGGTGCCGTCGGCCTGCTGGAAGGCGCCGAAGACGGACTCCAGCTGCTGCTCCGGGATGCCGATGCCGGTGTCCCGTACCCGGAAGGCGAGCAGCGGCCCGCGGCCGGGGAGCCCGGAGGGGACCTCGGCCGGCGCCGCGGGTTCGATGCGCAGCTCGACACCGCCGCGCTCTGTGAACTTGACCGCGTTGGAGAGCAGGTTGCGCAGGATCTGGCGCAGGCGCGCGTCGTCGGTGAGCAGGTCGGCCGGGGCGTCGGGGGCGGTGGTGACGGTGAAGTCGAGGCTCTTCTGCGTGGTCAGCGGGCGGAAGGTGGCGTCGACGTACTCCAGCAGCTGCGGCAGGTCCACCCGCTCGGGGTTGACGTCCATCTTCCCCGCCTCGACCTTCGAGAGGTCGAGGATGTCGTTGATCAGCTGCAGGAGGTCCGAGCCCGCCGAGTGGATGATGCCCGCGTACTCGACCTGCTTCGGGGAGAGGTTGCGGGTCGGGTTCTGGGCGAGCAGCTGGGCGAGGATGAGGAGGCTGTTGAGCGGTGTCCGCAGCTCGTGGCTCATGTTGGCCAGGAACTCGGACTTGTAGGTGGAGGCGCGCGACAACTGCCGTGCCCGGTCCTCCAGTTCCTGGCGGGCCTGTTCGATCTCCAGGTTCTTGGCCTCGATGTCGCTGTTCTGGCTGGCGAGCAGGGCCGCCTTCTCCTCCAGCTCCGCGTTGGAGCGCTGCAGTTCCACCTGCTGGACCTGCAGTTCCTCCGAACGCGCCTGGAGCTCCCCGGTCAGCCGCTGGGACTCCTCCAGGAGTTCGTCGGTACGGGCGTTGGCGACGATGGTGTTGAGGTTGACTCCGATGGTCTCCATCAACTGGCCGAGGAAGTCCCGGTGCACGGGGGTGAAGGCGGAGAAGGAGGCGAGCTCGATCACCCCCAGGACCTGCTCCTCCACGACGATGGGCAGGATGATCAGGCTGCCCGGGGTGGTGTGGCCGAGCCCCGAGGAGATGACGTAGCCGCCGGGGACCTGGTCGGTGGCGATGATCCGGTGGCTGCGCGCGGCCTGCCCCACGAGGGACTCCCCGAAGGCGAAGCCGGTGCCCCCGCCGGTACCGGCGGGGCGGCCGTAGGAGCCGACCAGGACGAGCCGGGGGCCGCCGGGGCCGTCCTCGGCGAGGTAGAAGGCTCCGTACTGGGCGGCGACGAGCGGCGTCAGTTCGTCCATGACGAGTTCCGCGACTGCGGTGAGGTCCCGGTGGCCCTGCATCAGGCCGGAGATCCGGGCCAGGTTGGACTTGAGCCAGTCCTGCTCCTGGTTGGCGCGGGTGCTCTCCCGCAGCGAACCGACCATGGAGTTGATGTTGTCCTTGAGCTCGGCGACCTCACCCGAGGCGTCGACGGTGATCGAGCGGGTCAGGTCGCCCTCGGCGACGGCGCTGGCGACCTCGGCGATGGCCCGGACCTGGCGGGTGAGGTTGCCCGCCAGCTCGTTGACGTTCTCGGTCAGCCGCTTCCACGTGCCGGAGACGCCCTCGACCTCGGCCTGGCCGCCGAGCCGGCCCTCGCTGCCGACCTCGCGGGCGACGCGAGTGACCTCGGCGGCGAAGGAGGAGAGCTGGTCGACCATCGTGTTGATGGTGGTCTTCAGCTCCAGGATCTCCCCGCGCGCGTCCACGTCGATCTTCTTGGACAGGTCGCCGTTGGCGACGGCCGTCGTGACGAGCGCGATGTTGCGGACCTGGCCGGTGAGGTTGTTCGCCATGGAGTTGACGTTGTCGGTGAGGTCCTTCCAGGTACCCGCGACGTGGGGAACCTGTGCCTGGCCGCCGAGCCGGCCCTCGGTGCCGACCTCGCGGGCCACCCGGGTCACCTCGTCGGCGAACGCGGACAGCGTGTCGACCATCGTGTTGATGACGCCGGCCAGCGCGGCGACCTCGCCCTTCGCCTCCACCATGATCTTCTGTGAGAGGTCGCCGCGGGCGACGGCGGTGGCCACCTGGGCGATGGAGCGCACCTGGCCCGTCAGGTTGGACGCCATGACGTTGACGTTGTCGGTGAGGTCCTTCCACGTGCCGGAGACCCCGCGGACCGTGGCCTGGCCGCCCAGGTTGCCCTCGGTGCCGACCTCGCGGGCCACCCGGGTCACCTCGTCGGCGAAGGCGGAGAGCTGGTCGACCATCGTGTTGATGGTCTCCTTCAGCTCCAGGATCTCCCCGCGCGCATCCACCCGGATCTTCTGCGTCAGGTCGCCCTGGGCCACCGCGGTGGTGACCTCCGCGATCGAGCGCACCTGGGCGGTCAGGTTGTCGGCCATGACGTTGACCGACTCGGTCAGGTCCTTCCAGGTGCCGGACACGTCCTTGACGTCCGCCTGACCGCCGAGCCGGCCTTCGGTGCCGACCTCACGGGCGACGCGGGTGACCTCTCCGGCGAAGGAGGACAGCTGGTCGACCATCGTGTTGATGGTCTCCTTCAGCTCCAGGATCTCTCCGCGCGCGGTGACGTTGATCTTCTGCGAGAGGTCGCCCTTGGCCACGGCCGTGGCGACCTGGGCGATGGAGCGCACCTGGGCCGTGAGGTTTCCGGCCATGAAGTTGACCGAATCCGTGAGGTCCAGCCAGGCGCCCCCGACACCGGGTACGTCCGCCTGACCGCCGAGCGTTCCCTCGGTGCCCACCTCGCGGGCCACCCGGGTCACCTCGGACGTGAACAGGGAGAGTTGGTCGGCCATCCCGTTGAACACGGTGGCGATCTCGCCGAGGAGCCCGTCCGCCGCATCGGGCAGCCGGGTACGGAAGTCCCCGTCCCGTACCGCCGTCAGACCCGCCAGCAGCTGACGCAGTTCCGTTTCGCCGATCCTGTCCTCGCCTGGGAGCGCA encodes:
- a CDS encoding HAMP domain-containing protein, coding for MAERTGTEAPGRSPALPGEDRIGETELRQLLAGLTAVRDGDFRTRLPDAADGLLGEIATVFNGMADQLSLFTSEVTRVAREVGTEGTLGGQADVPGVGGAWLDLTDSVNFMAGNLTAQVRSIAQVATAVAKGDLSQKINVTARGEILELKETINTMVDQLSSFAGEVTRVAREVGTEGRLGGQADVKDVSGTWKDLTESVNVMADNLTAQVRSIAEVTTAVAQGDLTQKIRVDARGEILELKETINTMVDQLSAFADEVTRVAREVGTEGNLGGQATVRGVSGTWKDLTDNVNVMASNLTGQVRSIAQVATAVARGDLSQKIMVEAKGEVAALAGVINTMVDTLSAFADEVTRVAREVGTEGRLGGQAQVPHVAGTWKDLTDNVNSMANNLTGQVRNIALVTTAVANGDLSKKIDVDARGEILELKTTINTMVDQLSSFAAEVTRVAREVGSEGRLGGQAEVEGVSGTWKRLTENVNELAGNLTRQVRAIAEVASAVAEGDLTRSITVDASGEVAELKDNINSMVGSLRESTRANQEQDWLKSNLARISGLMQGHRDLTAVAELVMDELTPLVAAQYGAFYLAEDGPGGPRLVLVGSYGRPAGTGGGTGFAFGESLVGQAARSHRIIATDQVPGGYVISSGLGHTTPGSLIILPIVVEEQVLGVIELASFSAFTPVHRDFLGQLMETIGVNLNTIVANARTDELLEESQRLTGELQARSEELQVQQVELQRSNAELEEKAALLASQNSDIEAKNLEIEQARQELEDRARQLSRASTYKSEFLANMSHELRTPLNSLLILAQLLAQNPTRNLSPKQVEYAGIIHSAGSDLLQLINDILDLSKVEAGKMDVNPERVDLPQLLEYVDATFRPLTTQKSLDFTVTTAPDAPADLLTDDARLRQILRNLLSNAVKFTERGGVELRIEPAAPAEVPSGLPGRGPLLAFRVRDTGIGIPEQQLESVFGAFQQADGTTSRKYGGTGLGLSISREIAQLLGGAVIAESTPGQGSTFTLYLPVSRADYEEEPVPEAPAAAARHAGAIGGPAPAGAVCAAPVPPQRRPRRLLVIEERPRGLLSLVAESADRDLTPDHLPPRDDREGVQVVNATSSREAAAALASHSFHCVVLELDMPGGEALRFLDALDGDPALSALPVLAHNNPRLKTGQERVLRDRAASRRLELLSSLDELRERIVLHLSAERPGDVLPLVHEEAPDRQSAHPLDDDLAGRTVLVVDDDARNLFALSGVLELHGVRVLHAEDGRKGIDTLVRNEGVDLILMDVMMPELDGYAATAEIRRMPAYSGLPIIAVTAKAMPGDREKSLAAGASDYVTKPVDADDLIARVRHWLTG